The DNA sequence ATGGGAGAAGCTGATTTCGAAATTACAGCTGATTTGGAAGATATTGACAACTAATTATTGCTTTGTTAAAATAGTTTTTGGGTTGCAGGCGTAGCTTCAAGAGGTGGAGCGCCTCCTTGGTAAGGAGGAGGGTGTGGGTTCGAGTCCCACCGCCTGCTCCAAGTAGAGCCTCAATCGAGGCTCTTTTTTTATGTTATAATATTTTTAGAATAGAAGTAAAGGTTAAAGGGGGGATAATCATGGAAAATTTTGTTTTTTATAATCCTACAAAGTTGGTTTTTGGTAAAAATACCGTGGAAAAGATAGGAGAATATTTGAAAAAAGACAAGGTAAAAAGAGTCCTTTTACTTGCAGGTGGGGGTTCTATAAAGAAAAATGGAGTATATGAAAAGGTTGTCAGGTCATTAATGGAGAATTCTATTGAAAAAATCGAAGTTTGGGGGGTAAGGCCTAATCCTGTTTTAAGTAAAGTTTATGAAGCAATTGAAGTTGCTAAAAAAGAAAAAGTGGAAGCTATACTTGCTGTTGGTGGTGGTAGTGTTATCGATAGTGCAAAAGCAGTAGCTGCTGGTGTACTATATGAAGGTGATGTTTGGGATTTTTATCTTGGTAGATCAAATCCAAAAAAAGCTTTACCACTTTATGCTATTCTTACTTTATCTGCAACTGGTACAGAAATGAATGGAAATACTGTTGTTACAAAAGAAGAAACTCTTGAAAAATTTGCATTTGGTTCTATACATGTTTATCCAAAATTATCAATAGTTGATCCAGAAGTACAATATACTTTACCCTCCAATCAAACAGTTAATGGAGCAGTAGATGCAATAAGTCATGTAATGGAATATTATTTTGACGGTACAAAAAGAACAGATTTAATTGATAGGGTTGATGAAGGGATAATATCAACTTTAATCGAGACAACTGAAGCTTTACTAAATGATCCAAAAGATTATGATGCTCGTGCTAATTTTGCATTAGCAACTACCTTGGCTTTAAATGGCGTTTCTGGAATGGGGCATAGAGGAGGAGATTGGTCCTCCCATGCTATAGAACATGCATTAAGTGCTTTAAATCCTGATGTAGCACACGGCGCGGGTCTTGCGGTGGTATTCCCGGCATGGATGAAATATGTCTATCGAAAGGATCCTTCAAAGTTTAGGAGATTTGGTAGGGTAATATTTAGGTTAAAACATAGCACTCCAGAAAAAGCAATCGAAGCATTGAAAAAATGGTATAAGAAAATTGGTGCACCTATTACCTTGAAAGAGTTAGGTTTTAAGAGAGAAGATATTGATGAACTCACAGAAATAGCAGCTAAAACAGCTCCTATGGGGAAATTAGTGATTCTTGAAAAAGAAGATATAAGAAAAATATTGGAGATTGCGTACGAGGAGGAGTAAAATGAGAGTTTTATATGCTCAATCTGGGGGTGTTACTAGCGTTATTAATGCTTCTGCGTATGGTGTATTGGATGAGGCAAGAAAAGCAGGCATGGAAGTGTTTGTGGGAATTCATGGGGTAACTGGTATTTTAAAAGAACACCTTTTAAAGATAAACGATATGGATATAGAAGGATTAAAATACACACCCGCGGGAGCTTTTGGTTCTTGTAGGAGAAAAATGAAAACACAAGAAGATATAAGCAAATTGTTCGATGTAATTGAGAAATATAAGATCGAGTATTTTTTCTATAACGGTGGTAATGATTCAATGGATACCGCCTGGAGAATTGCTCAAGAAGCAAAAACTAGAGGTTTTCCATTAAAAGTAATTGGTGTACCTAAAACTATTGATAATGATCTACCGTATACCGATCATTGCCCTGGCTATGGTTCGGCAGCTAAGTATATTGCTATTTCGATAATGGAAGCTTCGCTTGATCTTAGAAGTATGTACGTTGATTCAACTAGAGTTTTCGTTATGGAAATAATGGGTAGACATGCTGGTTGGTTAGTTGCTGCAGCTGGACTTGGTTGGTTAAATGGTATTGGTGCCGATATTATACTATTTCCTGAAGTGTACTTTAACAAAGAGAAATTTTTGGAAAGAGTTGATGAAATAATTAGGAAGAAGGGCTATTGCTCCATAGCTGTTTCAGAGGGTATTAGATATCCAGATGGTTTTTTTGTATCTGATATGGGGTATACCGATAGTTTTGGTAATAGGCAACTTGGTGGAGTTGGTTTTACAATTGCAGGTATGATAAGGTCTGAACTTTCCTTGAAAACACATGTTGCTATTCCTGATTATCTTCAAAGAAGTGGAAGGCATATAGCCAGTAAAACTGATATTGAAGAGGCAGAAATGGTTGGAAGAACTGCAGTAAGATTAGCCCTTTCCGGAGTAACTGGTGTAATGATAACAATAGAGAGAAAAAGCAATAATCCATACACTGTAGAATATGGAACTGTTGAATTAAATAAAGTGGCGGATCAAACTAAATATCTACCAGAAGAATTCCATGACGATTTTGAAATTACGGAAAATTTTGTCGAATATGCTAAGCCTTTAATTGAAGGTGAGTTATTCCCACAATTTAGGAATGGTCTTCCAAAATATACGATTTTTAGGGAGGTTGAAGAACAATAAACTTTGTAATTTATTCAATATTTCAAGTAGTAATTGTTTCTTTTTTTTATATTTTAAAAAAGACAAAATACTTACCTCTTTTTATTTCACTCACTTCAATTTATTTGTTGTTTCAAAAATTTGATATTTATTTAATTGGATACAAAGGAGTCCATATTGTAAGTGACTCCGTTTCTTTTTATTTTATTTTAGCAAATATTATTTGTACTGTTATTGTTTCTATTCAACTTACCAGGTTTCATAATTTAAATACAAATTTCTTTGTTTCGTTAACTCACATTATATTGAATTTTTTATTTATATCAAACGATTTGTTTAATATTTATGTTTTGCTTGAGACTTTAACATTGTTAATTGTTTTACTAATATTATCGGGTGAAAAATTTGAATATAAACTTACTGGATTGAAATACATTTTTGCAAGTACAGTTGCAATGAATATATATTTGATAGGAGTTGGTATTCACTATTACAAAACGGGAACTTTTGATATTCAAAATCTTTCAGGAATTTCAGAACTATTGATGAAATCTGCGTTAATTTCAAAGGCTGGTATTTTCCTATTTGGATTGTGGCTTCCGGAAGTTTATTCAGATTCAGAGGTGGAAGTTTCGGCTCTTTTATCTAGTGTGTATACACAATCAGTTTTATTTCCATTAATTAGAATAGGTATTGGCAAGGATTTCTATTTTTTGGGTATAATAACATTCTTTTTTGGAGCAATATTTGCTCTTTTATCAAAAGATTTAAAAAAGTTATTGGCATATAGTTCAATGTCTCAATTAGGTTTAATGCTTTTAAATCCTGTAATTGCTCCTTTATATGTATTGATTCATGGAGTTTCGAAGTCCATTCTTTTTTTAAGTACAAGGTATATTGAACGAAACTTAGATAAAGAACGGACTTTTTCCATTTTTTTATTTTTAGCAGTGTTCATTTCATTCTTTTCTCAATCAGGTATTTCATTTACATTAGGAGGTTATTTAAAAGAACAGATTATAAGTTCTAAAATGCTGTCTGTAATTTTTTCTTTTGTTACCTCACTTTATGCTGGGAAAGTATTTTCTCGCAACATATACTATTCAAAAGATCATTTCCTCTTATTTTTGTTTTCGTTAATTTTAATTTATCCATTTTTTGTTGATTTTATATCACTTTTTGTGGTTTTAACAGGGATGTTTGTTGGAAAAGTTGTTTTTTCTAAGGTTAATATTGAATTTAGATTTTCAACAGAAATTATATTGACTTTTATGATTTTTTCAATAAGCATTTTTAGTTTGTTTGGAGTGATTTGAATGATAGAAACTTTGTTTTCTTACAGGGATGTTCCAACTGTTTCGGGTAC is a window from the Thermosipho atlanticus DSM 15807 genome containing:
- a CDS encoding iron-containing alcohol dehydrogenase gives rise to the protein MENFVFYNPTKLVFGKNTVEKIGEYLKKDKVKRVLLLAGGGSIKKNGVYEKVVRSLMENSIEKIEVWGVRPNPVLSKVYEAIEVAKKEKVEAILAVGGGSVIDSAKAVAAGVLYEGDVWDFYLGRSNPKKALPLYAILTLSATGTEMNGNTVVTKEETLEKFAFGSIHVYPKLSIVDPEVQYTLPSNQTVNGAVDAISHVMEYYFDGTKRTDLIDRVDEGIISTLIETTEALLNDPKDYDARANFALATTLALNGVSGMGHRGGDWSSHAIEHALSALNPDVAHGAGLAVVFPAWMKYVYRKDPSKFRRFGRVIFRLKHSTPEKAIEALKKWYKKIGAPITLKELGFKREDIDELTEIAAKTAPMGKLVILEKEDIRKILEIAYEEE
- a CDS encoding 6-phosphofructokinase, whose protein sequence is MRVLYAQSGGVTSVINASAYGVLDEARKAGMEVFVGIHGVTGILKEHLLKINDMDIEGLKYTPAGAFGSCRRKMKTQEDISKLFDVIEKYKIEYFFYNGGNDSMDTAWRIAQEAKTRGFPLKVIGVPKTIDNDLPYTDHCPGYGSAAKYIAISIMEASLDLRSMYVDSTRVFVMEIMGRHAGWLVAAAGLGWLNGIGADIILFPEVYFNKEKFLERVDEIIRKKGYCSIAVSEGIRYPDGFFVSDMGYTDSFGNRQLGGVGFTIAGMIRSELSLKTHVAIPDYLQRSGRHIASKTDIEEAEMVGRTAVRLALSGVTGVMITIERKSNNPYTVEYGTVELNKVADQTKYLPEEFHDDFEITENFVEYAKPLIEGELFPQFRNGLPKYTIFREVEEQ
- a CDS encoding proton-conducting transporter transmembrane domain-containing protein gives rise to the protein MFNIYVLLETLTLLIVLLILSGEKFEYKLTGLKYIFASTVAMNIYLIGVGIHYYKTGTFDIQNLSGISELLMKSALISKAGIFLFGLWLPEVYSDSEVEVSALLSSVYTQSVLFPLIRIGIGKDFYFLGIITFFFGAIFALLSKDLKKLLAYSSMSQLGLMLLNPVIAPLYVLIHGVSKSILFLSTRYIERNLDKERTFSIFLFLAVFISFFSQSGISFTLGGYLKEQIISSKMLSVIFSFVTSLYAGKVFSRNIYYSKDHFLLFLFSLILIYPFFVDFISLFVVLTGMFVGKVVFSKVNIEFRFSTEIILTFMIFSISIFSLFGVI